Proteins co-encoded in one Gemmatimonadota bacterium genomic window:
- a CDS encoding MBL fold metallo-hydrolase: MIFEQVENGGDRNFGYLVADDRTRKAAAVDPSYRPEYYIQRAGELDVELACVICTHSHHDHVNGNDHLIEALGIDVVMYRDAEYFYDIEVTDGELFKLGELDLTVIHTPGHCEDGMCLLVEDRLITGDTLFVGKVGGTATEEEARKEYDSLRRLMALDDDIGVFPGHDFGVKPSSTIGFERSNNPFILQPTFEDFLHLKENWLAYKMKHNIP, encoded by the coding sequence ATGATTTTCGAACAGGTAGAGAACGGAGGCGACAGGAACTTCGGTTACCTGGTGGCAGACGATAGAACCCGAAAGGCCGCGGCGGTCGATCCCTCGTACCGGCCAGAATACTACATTCAGCGCGCGGGTGAGCTGGACGTGGAACTGGCCTGCGTCATCTGCACCCATTCCCACCACGACCACGTGAACGGCAACGACCATCTCATCGAAGCACTAGGCATCGACGTGGTGATGTATCGGGACGCGGAGTATTTCTACGATATCGAAGTGACGGACGGAGAGCTATTCAAACTGGGCGAACTCGATCTGACCGTGATCCACACCCCCGGCCACTGCGAGGACGGCATGTGCCTTCTGGTGGAAGACCGGCTGATCACCGGGGACACGCTTTTCGTGGGCAAGGTGGGCGGTACCGCCACCGAAGAAGAGGCGAGGAAGGAATACGACAGCCTGCGGCGCCTGATGGCACTGGACGACGACATCGGCGTCTTTCCGGGCCATGACTTCGGGGTGAAGCCTTCGTCGACCATCGGTTTCGAAAGATCGAACAACCCCTTCATACTGCAGCCCACGTTCGAGGATTTCCTGCACCTGAAGGAAAACTGGCTCGCCTACAAGATGAAGCACAACATCCCCTAG
- a CDS encoding sigma-54 dependent transcriptional regulator — protein sequence MERILIAEDDRNTREGLVELLSDEGYEVTGVIDGEQAYETARKRHFDILLTDMKMPRVNGLNLIKRVTGTSPETSIIMMTAFATVETAVKAMRDGAFSYLTKPLKVEELLATIQGALQEKQNRRRMEASPGTSSIPDPEIIGESDQIRGIFERVEKVARANTTVLLLGESGTGKSLIARAIHAKSYRRDRPFVDVSCASIPEGLLESELFGTEKGAYTGALNTTRKGYFERAAGGTIFLDEIGEISGTVQVKLLRVLQERRFERLGGTEPLDIDVRVVAATNRNLEDAEGRYRQELYYRLNVIPILVPPLRDHRDDIPPLIDYFIRKYTEENGLGDKSISDDALEICMGYDWPGNIREVENAIESAVVLSDGERILPEHLPNLAHAPPIVSNPGPVQGTLKDSRGQAEKLLIQQALRESGGNRTRAAEALGVTVRTIQYKIKKYDL from the coding sequence ATGGAACGCATCCTGATCGCGGAAGACGACCGCAACACCCGGGAAGGACTGGTCGAGTTGCTGTCGGACGAAGGGTATGAAGTCACCGGGGTGATCGATGGAGAGCAGGCGTACGAGACGGCCCGCAAGCGTCATTTCGACATCCTGCTCACGGACATGAAGATGCCCCGGGTGAACGGCCTGAACCTGATCAAGCGGGTGACCGGCACGTCACCGGAAACGAGTATCATCATGATGACGGCCTTCGCCACGGTGGAGACCGCTGTCAAGGCCATGCGCGACGGGGCCTTTTCCTACCTGACCAAACCGTTGAAGGTGGAGGAACTGCTCGCCACCATACAGGGCGCGCTGCAGGAGAAGCAAAACAGGCGGCGGATGGAAGCGTCGCCGGGGACTTCCTCCATCCCCGACCCGGAGATCATCGGCGAAAGCGATCAGATCAGGGGTATATTCGAACGGGTGGAAAAGGTCGCCAGGGCCAATACCACGGTGCTGCTGCTCGGCGAAAGCGGTACGGGCAAGAGCCTCATCGCCCGGGCGATACACGCGAAGAGCTATAGAAGGGACCGTCCTTTCGTGGACGTAAGCTGCGCCTCCATTCCGGAGGGGCTGCTGGAAAGCGAACTCTTCGGGACCGAGAAGGGGGCGTATACCGGTGCGCTGAACACGACGCGCAAAGGGTATTTCGAGCGGGCGGCCGGAGGTACGATATTCCTGGATGAAATCGGCGAAATCAGCGGTACCGTCCAGGTCAAGCTGTTGCGCGTGCTCCAGGAACGCCGGTTCGAAAGACTGGGCGGGACCGAACCGCTGGATATCGATGTCCGGGTGGTCGCGGCTACCAACCGGAACCTGGAGGACGCGGAAGGGCGCTACCGGCAGGAGCTCTACTACCGGCTCAACGTCATCCCCATCCTGGTGCCTCCCCTGCGCGACCACCGGGACGACATCCCGCCGCTCATCGACTATTTCATCCGGAAATACACGGAGGAGAACGGACTGGGAGACAAGTCCATTTCCGACGACGCGCTGGAGATCTGCATGGGGTATGACTGGCCCGGAAACATCAGGGAGGTGGAAAACGCCATCGAGAGCGCCGTGGTATTGAGCGACGGGGAACGCATCCTGCCCGAACATCTGCCCAACCTCGCCCACGCGCCGCCCATCGTGTCGAATCCCGGTCCCGTCCAGGGTACCCTGAAGGATTCCAGGGGACAGGCGGAGAAACTCCTCATTCAACAGGCGCTGCGGGAGTCCGGCGGCAACCGCACCAGGGCGGCGGAAGCGCTGGGCGTGACGGTCAGGACTATCCAGTACAAGATCAAGAAATACGACCTGTAG
- a CDS encoding TonB-dependent receptor, with the protein MKRIVFLLVLFLGMAPFPAHAVTSGKVTGFVRDAATRDPLAGVTIRMEGTELQAISGLNGEYFILNVPVGTYRIEVQMIGYLPVRTQALTVNSDRSTRIDFELETTIFDLAEPVTITASRTSTRSDLTASSELIVPREIESLPVTDLSDLIFLQNGVVRDAEGDLHVRGGRGNEISYYVDGTSLEDPLLGGMGTHIQLDSVAELVINRGGFNAQYGEAMSGVVNIVTREGSGPLSGTLRGATTLQSQYDLEAGGYDGASPGRGGRLEGTLGGALPRLGDRGGYFLSGQVLSDGHHIPHNSRSLATVAGNLVFKPYPLLKLKISGHYFSQRHLQYDHRNQNGLSYDFNPDGLPERQARSHALNLSVSQNISPGFFYTARFYRYSTNSTLFPTMLTDRYWTQWPGYSEDDRGDYNGSIYESTQLPSDRFQGLPFTEGGDFFPLYRDTRATYYGARADLSGQVTYWNQIRAGAEAQWYRLDWDERSFLQAAPRGQRYSVNPVEGALYFQNRLELSRLIVDAGLRVDYLDTSQRFFVDLPSGQAEQRDNSTKIRLSPRLGVSHSFTPRSLVRFNYGYFYQPPEFRLVYTNLRRDFSGDSPRLGNPDLAPQKTVAYEFGLEHMLPGDVRIGLTASYKTISNLTSTAQVQYPGGMYYIFNNADFGTVRSVEFILKRNVSRMLSGSLNYTYSNARGSASSPQEHAEQANPSERGYFPLAFDQRHTVKAVVNLLAPDNVQQRLAGIPLRGWGLSLVGYYGSGLPYTPTNTLREQTATAPNQARLPAFVNIDLRLRKRMKAGRFTYTLFSEVRNVFDRRNVVSVYANTGRPGDDGYTLESLTGRSQEFIRLRRLLSLDPQHYAPPREIRLGFEIGF; encoded by the coding sequence ATGAAACGCATCGTATTTCTGTTGGTCCTTTTTCTCGGCATGGCGCCGTTTCCCGCCCATGCGGTTACGTCCGGCAAAGTCACCGGATTCGTCCGGGACGCGGCCACACGGGACCCGCTGGCCGGGGTCACCATTCGCATGGAAGGAACCGAACTACAGGCCATTTCCGGCTTGAACGGTGAGTACTTCATTCTCAACGTTCCCGTGGGCACCTACCGGATCGAAGTCCAGATGATCGGTTATCTGCCCGTCCGAACGCAGGCGTTGACCGTCAACAGCGACCGTTCCACGCGGATCGATTTCGAACTGGAAACGACCATATTCGACCTGGCCGAACCGGTGACGATCACTGCGTCGAGAACTTCGACCCGGTCGGATCTGACCGCTTCGAGCGAATTGATCGTTCCCCGGGAAATCGAGTCCCTGCCCGTAACGGATCTGTCGGACCTGATCTTTCTCCAGAACGGAGTGGTCCGGGATGCCGAAGGCGATTTGCACGTTCGCGGCGGCCGGGGGAACGAAATCTCGTACTATGTGGACGGCACATCGCTGGAGGACCCCTTGCTGGGTGGCATGGGCACGCATATCCAGTTGGATTCGGTCGCGGAACTGGTCATCAACCGGGGCGGCTTCAACGCGCAGTACGGGGAGGCCATGTCGGGTGTCGTCAACATCGTGACCCGCGAAGGAAGCGGTCCCCTGTCCGGGACCCTGCGTGGCGCGACCACCCTTCAGTCCCAGTACGACCTGGAAGCGGGCGGCTACGACGGAGCGTCACCGGGAAGGGGAGGCCGCCTGGAAGGAACGCTGGGCGGGGCGCTGCCCCGGCTCGGGGACCGAGGCGGCTATTTCCTGTCGGGCCAGGTGTTGAGCGACGGGCATCATATCCCCCACAACAGCCGTTCGCTGGCCACGGTGGCGGGGAACCTGGTGTTCAAACCCTATCCCCTCCTGAAGCTGAAGATCAGCGGGCACTACTTCAGCCAGCGCCATCTTCAGTATGACCATCGCAATCAGAATGGGCTTTCCTACGATTTCAACCCGGACGGACTTCCGGAAAGACAGGCCCGAAGCCACGCGCTCAACCTGTCCGTCAGCCAGAACATCAGCCCGGGTTTTTTCTATACCGCCCGGTTTTACAGGTATTCCACCAACAGCACCTTGTTTCCCACCATGCTGACGGACAGGTATTGGACGCAGTGGCCGGGCTACTCGGAGGACGATCGCGGCGATTACAACGGATCGATCTACGAATCCACCCAGTTGCCTTCCGATCGATTCCAGGGACTGCCGTTCACTGAAGGCGGCGACTTCTTCCCGCTGTACCGGGATACCCGGGCCACCTATTACGGCGCCAGGGCGGACCTGAGCGGACAGGTTACCTACTGGAACCAGATCCGGGCAGGCGCCGAAGCGCAGTGGTACCGGCTGGACTGGGACGAGAGGTCGTTTCTGCAGGCCGCGCCGCGGGGCCAGAGGTATTCCGTCAATCCCGTGGAAGGCGCCCTTTACTTTCAGAACAGGCTGGAGTTGAGCCGGTTGATCGTGGACGCCGGACTCCGGGTGGACTACCTGGACACGAGCCAGCGGTTTTTCGTCGATCTTCCGTCGGGCCAGGCCGAGCAACGGGACAACTCGACCAAGATACGGCTGAGTCCGCGCCTGGGCGTTTCCCACTCCTTCACGCCCAGAAGCCTTGTCCGGTTCAACTACGGCTACTTCTACCAGCCCCCGGAGTTCCGGCTTGTCTACACGAACCTGCGGCGCGACTTCAGCGGCGATTCCCCGCGTCTGGGAAACCCCGACCTGGCGCCCCAGAAAACGGTGGCCTATGAATTCGGACTCGAGCATATGCTGCCCGGAGACGTCCGAATCGGGCTCACGGCATCCTACAAAACCATTTCGAACCTTACATCGACGGCGCAGGTCCAGTACCCCGGCGGCATGTACTATATTTTCAACAACGCGGATTTCGGCACCGTGCGCAGCGTCGAGTTCATTCTGAAGCGGAACGTGTCGCGCATGCTTTCAGGATCCCTGAACTACACCTATTCCAACGCGCGGGGAAGCGCCTCCTCTCCCCAGGAACACGCGGAACAGGCCAACCCTTCAGAAAGAGGCTATTTCCCCCTCGCTTTCGACCAGCGGCACACGGTAAAGGCGGTGGTGAACCTGCTGGCGCCCGATAACGTGCAGCAACGGTTGGCGGGCATACCGCTTCGCGGATGGGGGTTATCCCTCGTGGGCTATTACGGCAGCGGCTTGCCCTACACGCCGACCAACACCCTGCGGGAACAGACGGCAACCGCACCCAACCAGGCGCGGCTGCCCGCTTTCGTCAATATCGACCTGCGTCTCAGAAAGCGTATGAAGGCCGGCAGGTTCACCTACACGCTGTTTTCAGAAGTCCGGAACGTGTTCGACCGGCGGAACGTCGTGAGCGTCTATGCCAATACGGGCCGTCCGGGGGACGACGGCTATACCCTGGAGTCCCTCACAGGCCGGTCGCAGGAGTTCATTCGTCTGAGGCGGCTGTTGAGCCTGGACCCCCAGCATTACGCCCCGCCCCGCGAAATCCGCCTCGGTTTCGAAATCGGCTTCTGA
- a CDS encoding glycosyltransferase — MGKKAISVSVVIPTHNRENRLPAAIRSVLDQSLPPSEIIVIDDGSTDATPGLMGRFPEVHYIRQENQGVSQARNHGIRVAKHEWIAFLDSDDEWLPRKLEKQREALEREPQYRFCHTDEIWIRGGRRVNPMKKHAKYGGYIFNRCLPLCVISPSSALIHRALFDRYGTFDPELPVCEDYDLWLRICAREPVLYVDEPLLLKFGGHEDQLSHAYWGMDRFRIRALENLIRSGVLDGEALAGALDTLCRKIDIYANGAEKRRRFEEASSYREKKRYFEERFAAMPGD, encoded by the coding sequence ATGGGAAAGAAAGCCATTTCCGTATCCGTCGTGATTCCCACGCACAACCGGGAGAACCGGCTGCCGGCGGCGATCCGGTCCGTCCTGGACCAGTCGCTTCCGCCCTCGGAAATCATCGTCATCGATGACGGTTCCACGGACGCGACTCCCGGTCTCATGGGGCGCTTCCCCGAAGTACACTACATTCGGCAGGAAAACCAGGGCGTCAGCCAGGCCAGGAATCATGGCATCCGCGTGGCGAAGCACGAATGGATCGCCTTTCTCGACTCCGACGACGAATGGCTCCCACGCAAGCTGGAAAAACAGCGCGAAGCCCTGGAACGCGAGCCGCAATACCGGTTTTGCCACACTGATGAAATTTGGATCCGCGGGGGCAGGCGGGTCAATCCCATGAAAAAACACGCCAAGTACGGGGGCTATATCTTCAATCGGTGTCTGCCCCTGTGTGTCATTTCCCCTTCTTCCGCGCTGATACACCGTGCCCTGTTCGACCGCTACGGCACGTTTGATCCGGAACTGCCGGTATGCGAAGACTACGACCTGTGGCTGCGCATCTGCGCGCGGGAACCCGTGCTCTACGTCGACGAACCCCTCTTGTTGAAGTTCGGCGGCCACGAAGACCAGTTGTCCCACGCCTACTGGGGCATGGATCGGTTCCGCATACGCGCGCTGGAGAACCTGATCCGGAGCGGCGTGCTGGACGGCGAGGCGTTGGCCGGCGCACTGGACACTCTTTGCCGTAAAATCGATATATATGCCAACGGTGCGGAGAAGCGGCGCAGATTCGAAGAGGCGAGCAGCTACAGGGAGAAAAAGCGGTATTTCGAAGAAAGATTTGCCGCGATGCCGGGCGACTGA
- a CDS encoding cache domain-containing protein, with protein sequence MWPRLLVSHITLATIPVLIVGLLLLATARRSIEDTVAEGNLEVARRASNEIRLYIEQARRVIDLAADNMDMIDATDTEYQKLIDNLVIRQDFISELAVLDLAGRELLTTRLEGPLATRDDLELPAGEATAISPVFISGDGLPAVTITVPVRRLDEHRGYLTARVNLKDMWDLVDNIQLGEGQAEGFGNAYVVTGNGRLIAHPERDRVYRQDDLSASPVGKALNAQQSGTLVYTGPPGEMVAAFATVEPLGWKVVIEQPATRAFARSQDMILGISVLMVISAAVASLIGILVVRKIVRPIHELVRGAQLFARGRLTHTIETSGHGELTTLAREFNQMARELLEKERRLKQAERLATLSKFATILSHEIRNPLNSMIINLRILKRDLEKQNGDPGNPGGHYEKVISEIWRIDSLVENFLTYARPPELAPFPHDINAVLEEVIATHQGTARERGVNIVARYPDDELMVSVDIDQIKQVFLNIMLNAFDAMEDGGTLTISTERVLPRLSGDLTLDSVGESPHVTVKFEDTGRGIDPGRLDRIFEVYYTSKSTGTGLGLPIARQIAEKHGGRITAESEPGAGTTFILSLPALEADAAGPVAGQPSESVGTE encoded by the coding sequence TTGTGGCCAAGGCTGCTTGTATCCCATATCACCCTGGCCACCATTCCGGTCCTGATCGTCGGCCTGCTCCTGCTCGCAACGGCCCGCCGTTCGATCGAAGATACGGTAGCCGAGGGCAACCTGGAGGTCGCGCGCAGGGCAAGCAACGAGATCCGGCTCTACATCGAACAGGCGCGTCGCGTGATCGACCTGGCCGCGGACAACATGGACATGATCGACGCCACGGACACGGAGTACCAGAAACTGATCGACAACCTGGTCATCCGCCAGGATTTTATCAGTGAACTGGCCGTGCTGGACCTGGCTGGCCGGGAGTTGTTGACCACCCGTCTCGAAGGGCCGCTTGCGACCCGGGACGACCTGGAACTCCCGGCGGGCGAAGCCACCGCGATCTCCCCGGTGTTCATCTCCGGCGACGGTCTGCCCGCGGTGACGATCACCGTGCCCGTGCGGCGGCTGGACGAGCACAGGGGATACCTGACGGCACGGGTGAACCTGAAGGATATGTGGGACCTGGTGGACAACATTCAACTGGGTGAGGGGCAGGCGGAAGGATTCGGCAACGCTTATGTCGTGACCGGGAACGGACGGCTTATTGCCCATCCGGAAAGGGACCGGGTATACCGCCAGGACGATCTGTCCGCGTCTCCCGTCGGAAAGGCACTGAACGCGCAACAAAGCGGCACGCTGGTCTACACCGGTCCGCCGGGAGAAATGGTCGCCGCTTTCGCGACGGTCGAACCGCTCGGATGGAAGGTCGTCATCGAACAACCGGCCACCCGGGCCTTCGCCCGGTCGCAGGACATGATCCTGGGCATCAGCGTGCTCATGGTCATCAGCGCGGCAGTCGCCTCGCTGATCGGAATCCTCGTCGTTCGCAAGATCGTCCGGCCGATCCACGAACTGGTACGGGGCGCGCAGCTGTTCGCCCGGGGCAGGCTGACTCATACCATAGAAACGTCGGGGCATGGCGAGCTGACGACCCTGGCCCGTGAATTCAACCAGATGGCGCGGGAACTGCTGGAGAAGGAACGCCGCCTGAAACAGGCCGAGCGCCTGGCTACGCTGAGCAAGTTCGCCACCATTCTCTCCCATGAAATCCGCAACCCGCTTAACTCCATGATCATCAACCTCAGGATCCTCAAGCGGGACCTGGAAAAGCAGAACGGAGATCCCGGGAACCCGGGCGGGCACTATGAGAAGGTGATCTCGGAGATCTGGCGTATCGACAGCCTCGTCGAGAACTTCCTGACCTACGCGCGGCCGCCCGAACTGGCCCCCTTTCCCCACGACATAAACGCCGTGCTTGAGGAGGTGATCGCGACCCACCAGGGTACGGCCCGGGAACGCGGCGTAAATATAGTCGCCCGGTACCCGGATGACGAACTGATGGTCTCAGTCGACATCGACCAGATCAAGCAGGTGTTTCTGAACATCATGCTGAACGCCTTCGATGCCATGGAAGACGGCGGGACGCTGACGATCTCCACCGAGCGGGTACTGCCGCGGCTCAGCGGTGACCTGACCCTGGACAGCGTCGGAGAAAGCCCCCACGTCACCGTGAAATTCGAAGATACCGGAAGGGGTATTGATCCCGGCCGGCTGGATCGTATATTCGAGGTGTACTACACGTCCAAGTCAACCGGTACGGGACTGGGCCTGCCCATTGCCCGGCAGATCGCGGAGAAGCACGGGGGACGGATTACGGCAGAAAGCGAGCCGGGCGCGGGGACGACTTTCATCCTGTCCCTCCCGGCGCTGGAGGCAGACGCGGCCGGGCCGGTCGCCGGACAACCCTCCGAGTCTGTCGGAACGGAATAG
- a CDS encoding DegT/DnrJ/EryC1/StrS family aminotransferase, with product MLALHGGAPYRDTESRPFPARTPFGEEEIRLVTRALRSQNLFRWGGELTPLFENRFAGTYGAKHAVGSTSGTAALHVAIGAVNPEPGDEIITSAITDLGTIIPILYQNAVPVFADMDPETLTVDPDDVEKLITPRTRAVIAIHLFGNACRMEALTEISRRRGIALIEDCCQAHLTPYRGRLLGTWGDVGCFSFQQSKHMTTGDGGMTITNDDALGRRMRMFADKNYDRDRQGSRMYGPLGMNYRITELHSAVGLAQLEKLAGVVESRNRLGNRLTEGIAHIEGVAPAPVTPDTRHSYWTYPMRVTGYPAEGFARALNAEGIGASAGYIGEPIYQCSAALAEHRTYGDSRFPFFSPYTERTFERADELCPRTRELLEQLVLLSFNERYTGADIDDMAGAVRKVASGLERSG from the coding sequence ATGCTGGCCCTCCACGGCGGAGCACCTTACAGGGACACGGAATCCCGTCCCTTCCCCGCCAGGACCCCCTTCGGCGAGGAAGAAATACGGCTCGTCACCAGGGCGCTGCGTTCCCAGAACCTCTTCCGATGGGGCGGCGAACTCACCCCCCTCTTCGAAAACCGCTTCGCCGGAACCTACGGTGCGAAGCACGCCGTGGGTTCCACCTCGGGAACGGCGGCCCTGCATGTCGCCATCGGCGCGGTAAACCCGGAACCCGGGGACGAAATCATCACGAGCGCGATCACCGACCTGGGTACGATCATCCCGATCCTGTACCAGAACGCCGTGCCGGTTTTCGCGGACATGGATCCGGAGACCCTGACCGTGGATCCGGATGACGTCGAAAAGCTGATCACGCCGAGGACGCGGGCGGTCATCGCCATACACCTCTTCGGCAACGCCTGCCGCATGGAGGCGCTGACGGAGATTTCGAGGCGGAGGGGAATAGCCCTCATCGAGGACTGCTGCCAGGCCCACCTGACGCCTTACCGGGGACGGCTGCTCGGGACCTGGGGAGACGTGGGATGCTTCAGTTTCCAGCAGTCGAAACACATGACCACCGGGGACGGGGGCATGACCATCACGAACGACGACGCCCTGGGACGCCGCATGCGGATGTTCGCGGACAAGAACTACGACCGCGATCGGCAGGGATCGCGCATGTACGGACCGCTGGGGATGAACTACCGCATCACGGAGCTCCATTCCGCGGTGGGACTGGCCCAGCTGGAGAAACTCGCCGGGGTCGTCGAATCGAGAAACCGGCTCGGCAACCGGTTGACCGAAGGCATAGCGCACATCGAGGGCGTCGCCCCGGCGCCGGTAACGCCGGACACCAGGCACAGCTACTGGACGTATCCCATGCGGGTTACGGGGTACCCGGCCGAAGGTTTTGCCCGCGCGCTGAACGCCGAGGGCATCGGCGCGAGCGCCGGCTATATCGGCGAACCGATTTATCAGTGTTCGGCGGCACTGGCGGAACACCGGACCTACGGGGACTCCCGTTTCCCCTTTTTCAGCCCGTATACGGAACGGACCTTCGAGCGCGCGGACGAACTGTGCCCGCGAACCCGTGAGCTGCTCGAGCAACTCGTGCTGTTGTCATTCAACGAGCGTTACACCGGTGCGGATATCGACGACATGGCCGGCGCCGTGCGGAAGGTCGCATCGGGGCTGGAGCGCTCCGGATGA
- a CDS encoding VOC family protein, whose translation MVKIHSLEHVAVAYRDTDAAAQWYCDVLGFEIALKFNNPGSDANFYFIRDPAGTCFIEIISMPEGDDTQLGDIRAAHVHVAFNVDDMEEAVAELEAKGVKLEGPPARSGENILLFFRDPEGAPLQLVQRAKPL comes from the coding sequence TTGGTAAAGATCCATTCGCTGGAGCACGTAGCAGTGGCCTACCGCGACACGGACGCCGCGGCGCAGTGGTATTGCGACGTACTGGGCTTCGAAATCGCACTCAAGTTCAACAACCCCGGAAGCGATGCGAATTTCTACTTTATCCGGGATCCCGCCGGCACCTGTTTCATTGAGATCATCTCCATGCCTGAAGGAGACGACACGCAACTCGGCGACATCCGCGCCGCCCACGTGCATGTCGCCTTCAACGTGGATGACATGGAGGAAGCCGTCGCCGAACTGGAAGCGAAGGGGGTGAAACTGGAAGGTCCGCCCGCTCGGTCGGGTGAGAACATCCTGCTCTTCTTCCGCGACCCGGAAGGCGCGCCGCTGCAACTGGTACAGCGGGCGAAACCGCTTTAG
- a CDS encoding ribonuclease catalytic domain-containing protein: MHTGELIIFRHRGDTQIGMLQAVSRKKFKVATSANRVMDISTDPIVQYTDIRVRDLSEMLEVRRKIEEQAGAFDLEEVWEVLKDDPGVYTSEDIGELYWGQPGSPEQRAAMRLHLSRRCLYFSERDNGFMSRTSEQVRYIVDKQARQRAVESEREAFDRWLSDDTRQGQDPESLTSRQKRWFSHLQQYVIQGDEYAGIDQVRGLLKEMPTLSGSDPQRSAFSVMVRKGIWDEDENLDLLRYEIPTDFTDDVLESAASLHPSEEGREDLTGLPVLSIDDASTQDIDDALSAERTGDGYRIGVHITDVAGLIPRDSVLDLAARGRMSSLYLPDRHVPMLPSTLSQDHCALLEGESRCAISFFFSLSADFELAETRIVPSVIVNRARLSYDEANRLLGTVEQPNAEVLQILNQAVDFFYQRRIDQGAVELERSVVSIKVDDRKQIRIKLRDTSTRSEHIVSELMILANRTAAAYLNARGIPAIYRTQAESDLGDLEQSTHDAVWRFKVLRRMKPLELSLKSSPHATLGVDTYCQITSPIRRHADLVLQRQLRTALSNDPPVYDADDMMDELSALERSRILPKIQARREWYWLLKHLEQQKDVHIRAIVLEARERNVLVEFPEFGSRMAVKVEGSPSPGEEIVLSPVAIDPWSGTLRLRQIANHS, translated from the coding sequence GTGCATACTGGCGAACTGATCATCTTCCGTCATCGCGGGGATACGCAAATCGGCATGCTGCAGGCGGTTTCCCGGAAGAAATTCAAGGTGGCGACCTCCGCCAACCGGGTCATGGACATCTCGACGGATCCGATCGTACAGTATACCGATATCCGGGTGCGCGACCTGTCCGAAATGCTGGAAGTCCGCCGGAAAATCGAGGAACAGGCCGGGGCCTTCGACCTAGAGGAAGTATGGGAGGTCCTGAAGGACGATCCCGGCGTCTATACCTCGGAAGACATCGGCGAACTGTACTGGGGCCAGCCCGGCTCACCGGAGCAACGGGCGGCCATGCGACTGCATCTGAGCCGCCGGTGCCTGTATTTCTCCGAACGGGACAATGGATTCATGTCCCGCACGTCGGAACAGGTCAGATACATCGTCGATAAACAGGCGCGCCAGCGGGCGGTGGAATCCGAGCGGGAAGCCTTCGACCGCTGGTTATCGGACGACACGCGTCAGGGTCAGGACCCCGAGTCCCTGACGAGCCGCCAGAAACGGTGGTTCTCGCACCTCCAGCAATACGTCATTCAGGGCGACGAATACGCCGGGATCGACCAGGTGCGCGGCCTGCTGAAGGAAATGCCCACGCTGTCGGGAAGCGACCCGCAACGGTCTGCCTTCTCAGTCATGGTACGCAAGGGCATCTGGGACGAAGACGAAAACCTCGACCTCCTGCGTTACGAAATACCCACCGATTTCACGGACGATGTGCTCGAATCTGCGGCATCCCTCCATCCATCGGAAGAAGGGCGGGAGGACCTGACCGGATTGCCGGTCCTGTCGATAGACGATGCGTCCACGCAGGATATCGACGACGCCCTTTCCGCGGAACGGACCGGGGACGGCTACCGGATCGGCGTGCATATCACCGACGTGGCGGGCCTCATACCCAGGGATTCGGTTCTGGATCTGGCGGCCCGGGGAAGGATGTCGTCCCTTTATCTGCCGGACCGCCACGTCCCCATGCTGCCATCTACGCTGTCCCAGGATCACTGCGCGTTGCTCGAGGGTGAAAGTCGATGTGCCATAAGTTTCTTTTTCTCGCTGTCCGCCGACTTCGAACTGGCTGAAACCCGGATCGTGCCTTCCGTGATCGTCAACCGGGCCCGGCTGTCCTACGACGAAGCGAACCGTCTGCTGGGAACGGTCGAACAGCCCAACGCCGAGGTGCTGCAGATCCTCAACCAGGCCGTGGATTTCTTCTATCAGCGGCGCATCGACCAGGGCGCGGTCGAACTGGAACGCAGCGTGGTCTCGATCAAGGTCGACGACCGGAAACAGATCCGGATCAAGCTCCGGGACACGTCCACGCGATCCGAGCACATCGTATCGGAACTGATGATCCTCGCCAACCGGACCGCGGCGGCCTATCTGAACGCGCGCGGAATCCCCGCGATCTACCGCACGCAGGCCGAGTCCGATCTGGGTGACCTGGAACAGTCGACCCACGACGCGGTCTGGCGCTTCAAGGTCCTGAGAAGAATGAAGCCCCTGGAACTGAGCCTGAAGTCCAGTCCGCACGCCACGCTCGGCGTAGACACCTACTGCCAGATCACGTCTCCCATACGCCGCCACGCCGACCTGGTCCTGCAGCGGCAGTTGCGGACCGCTCTTTCGAACGATCCCCCGGTCTACGACGCCGACGACATGATGGATGAACTGTCCGCGCTGGAGCGCAGCAGGATACTGCCGAAAATCCAGGCCCGGCGGGAGTGGTACTGGCTCCTGAAGCACCTGGAGCAGCAGAAAGACGTTCACATCAGGGCGATCGTCCTCGAAGCGCGCGAACGGAACGTGCTCGTCGAATTCCCGGAATTCGGGTCGCGGATGGCGGTCAAGGTGGAGGGAAGTCCTTCGCCGGGCGAAGAAATCGTGTTGAGTCCCGTCGCAATCGACCCGTGGTCGGGTACCCTGAGATTACGGCAGATTGCAAATCATTCCTGA